AAAGACAGCCAACAACAAAATTATAACTCAACCAATAAACAATGTATGTGTGTGTTAAATAGAACAGATAATTCACCCAAGAATCCAGCAAACATGTGTGTTTATGTGTGTGCATGtgtttcattaaagatgaaCGAAAAGACTTAAATTCTAAAATTCACCTGTGCTGTTGCTGGAAGAAACTTCACTTGTGAATCAACCTGAGAAAGAGCCGATTTGAACTCTTCGATTTTCAGTTCGATGTTCTTCTTGGATCCATCATCAGCTTCGGCTTCCTTTAGAAGATCCGCAATGCCACGCATACGTTTACTCTTCAAGTAGAGCTCAACTTGAGGGTATCTAACACAAATGTCATCCATTGCCTCTTGAAACTCTTTCAGAGTCAGCGTCCCAGAATTATCTTTATCTGCTTTGCTAAAAATTGCAGAAACATCTTCCTGCAAGAGTAGACCATTGATATTCTTTGGTTAATAATCGAAAACTAACGCCCAGACAttgggaagaagagagagaggattATAATACCATGACTTTACGCTGGTTAATTGTTgcgcaatcaccaagggcataTATGTTATCACACCCTTCCACGCGAAGCCATTCATCAGTGGCCAGAGCACGTCTGTTACCCTGCAATTGCAAAGACAATTTCATAAACGTGTTTGCTAGAAAACGTTGAAGATTGTAGTGCGTGAGTTTAATTAAGCATATTACTTTACCTGACCAATTTGTTTCATAAAATCTTTGATTACAGGACGAGTTCCAATACCAGTTGACCAGACAATCATTCCATAAGGAATTGAGGAAACCTCTCCTCCTTTGGTTTTAGCAGATATGTCCTTCTCATTCACTTTGGTCACCATGGAGCCAAGTTTCACATCAATACCATCTCTGCTAAACTTTTCTTCGGCAAACTCAGTGATTCTCTTGTCAAACCTGTGAGAGAAAAGCAACACATGAATcattataaaagtttttttaatgGAAACATGAAACATATAAGATTGAACATGAAATAGAAGTTTTAAGAGGCAAGAAATTTCACATGGTCAGGATGTGATCTGCGGCCTCCAAAAGCGTGATTCGCACTAAATCTTTGGCTTTAGGATAGAGTGTGACTAAATCCTCTGTAACAAAATCATGCAACTCCGCGGCAAACTCAACACCTGTTGGCCCACCACCAACAACCACAAAATGCAGgattctcttcctctcttcttcgCTTAGTTCAGGTAGACTTGCCTTCTCAAAGGAATCAATCACCTTTTTACGGATTCCTTGAGCATCTTCAACCTCCTACAAGCATACATTGGAACCAATAAAAAGCCTCAGAAATTTAACATCCATACAAATAATCAGCAGTTATATACTTCCGTATGCTTCTGACCTGTTAAAACTACCACTGCTTACAGAACAACATACTAAGGGGAAGCAAAAATAAATACGAGCCAAGATGACTTACTTTGAGAAAATGACAGTTCTCCTCCACTCCAGGTATGTTAAAAGTGTTAGACTGAGCTCCAGTAGCAATTACAAGGTAGTCATAGTCAACAGAAAATTCTTCTTTCTTCCCACTGCTAACGCCTTGTTTGGATCGGCAGAACACTTTCTTGCTAGCTGGATCAATCTTGAAACATTCAGCCTCCAGGTAAGACGTATCAACGTTCTTCTGCTTACcaggaaaagaaaaacaagcaGATATCAGcaatttttcatcaaaaaataCCGAATTTATAAGCAGAAAAAGCCTCAATACATAAACTACAACCCATAACATTGAGGATTTTATTCTGTAGCAAGCAGAAAACGGAAAAAGAGAGACATTACTAGAGAAACAAATACCTTTCTGCCAATGTTTCGAATAGGCTCAACAACGCTGCGAGCTTCAACAGTGCCACAAGTAACGCTAGGCAGCAAGGGAGTGAAAGCAAAGTAGTTTCGAGGCGATATAATCTGAACCTCATACTGAGAGTTATTCAAATTCTTTAAGAAACTAGTTCCAGCCCATCCAGTTCCGAGCAGcaccaccttcttcttcttggttccAACTTCAACAACACCGTTTGTTCCATTTGCCTCGGAGTAGGCTATAAGTCCTCCACCACTACAACAATCGTACAGTATAAACCATCAGTAAACTCTAATCTGAATCAAATCGTTGCGTTATACACAGAGAGATCACAAACAAGCCAACGAATGCTTAACACAGAAACAAAATCAGAGATCTGGAGAGATCCACAAACATTCACAGAGATCCAAGATAGTATGAGAATTGCCGAGAAAATGTAACGTATGATTCGAGAAACGTTATATCGAATCTGTTCACTACGTATGTACTACGTATGTACTACGTCGAGTTGCTTAAAATCAAAGCTGAAACAAGTTTAGAAACTGATAAATCAAACGGTCATACGTGCTAGAGGGAGATTCGAGAGATCACAAGGTGGAAACGAGAACAGGTAAGCATGTAAATGGAACATAGAGAGGTACGGATCGTAGAAGATGACCTGATCGTGGAGACGACGATGATCCTGGAGAGGGAAGGATAATCTTGGAAAGCTTTCGAGAATCGCTCGAAGAAACTGAAACTCCTCCTCATTTTCTCTTTGTTAGATTCAGATCGAAAAGTATTTCGCTAACGCCAGGAATcctggaaaaagaaaaaatatcagAGGGAAACGGTTTTGCTTTAAGAGAGAAAAGTAAAGGGATCTAGAAGAGAGGGGCCCCAGACGATTGTGACGGTGGAGCAAGTAAAGTAGTGTTTGGCGATCGTTTGGCTGTACACCTGGCGCTCGTGGAAAAAGTCTATGTAGTTCAagtgataataaaaataaaataaaaaacaaatcgaATCCAGGTTGGGACTGGAGACGAATATTTCTccatttttccttttctaaatttaccaaaaataaaaaccacTAACTAGTCCACCACTTCTGATGATAGGTTGAGTTAAAATTGTGAGTATTGTTTTGGTCACTAGTTAGAAATGAAAGCAGTATGTACGGTTTGAAGGGAAATCTTTATATCTTTCGAGATCATATGAACATATTTAATCAAaaagaacatatatatactaACCAACCACATTGATAAGCTGGCCTGATGTCGGATCTGAAGCATGCGATTGATAGATCTATCTTTCTTTTGGACCATTGAATTTGCGTCGTTCTcactatatttatttaaacattCTTCTGTTTTAAACGCCGTTATTATATCATGAACACTTGTATATTATGAAGCAAGAAAGTATGTAACAGAGACAATAAGCACAACCTTTATTGTGGATCtggatttaaataatatatttctcaAACGATCTAGGCGTGGCGGCCAAGCCAGGCCTCTTTGAAGCAGACcatgttattatattttttgccctttatttcaatttttgtttcGTCGACAATTTCACATCTATAGCATACGTAAGTCCTGACGACGTTGATAAAAAGCCATCAGTTGTGTCGTTGACAATTTCCAGTTTCTTGTTTACATTATGATTcagttaaaaataataacatgaCGAATCGAATAATACTCAGAATGTTGACCATATTG
The nucleotide sequence above comes from Brassica napus cultivar Da-Ae chromosome A9, Da-Ae, whole genome shotgun sequence. Encoded proteins:
- the LOC106366865 gene encoding external alternative NAD(P)H-ubiquinone oxidoreductase B2, mitochondrial, with translation MRRSFSFFERFSKAFQDYPSLSRIIVVSTISGGGLIAYSEANGTNGVVEVGTKKKKVVLLGTGWAGTSFLKNLNNSQYEVQIISPRNYFAFTPLLPSVTCGTVEARSVVEPIRNIGRKKNVDTSYLEAECFKIDPASKKVFCRSKQGVSSGKKEEFSVDYDYLVIATGAQSNTFNIPGVEENCHFLKEVEDAQGIRKKVIDSFEKASLPELSEEERKRILHFVVVGGGPTGVEFAAELHDFVTEDLVTLYPKAKDLVRITLLEAADHILTMFDKRITEFAEEKFSRDGIDVKLGSMVTKVNEKDISAKTKGGEVSSIPYGMIVWSTGIGTRPVIKDFMKQIGQGNRRALATDEWLRVEGCDNIYALGDCATINQRKVMEDVSAIFSKADKDNSGTLTLKEFQEAMDDICVRYPQVELYLKSKRMRGIADLLKEAEADDGSKKNIELKIEEFKSALSQVDSQVKFLPATAQVAAQQGTYLAKCFDRMEECEKNPEGPIRMRGEGRHRFRPFRYRHLGSFAPLGGEQTAAELPGDWVSIGHSSQWLWYSVYASKQVSWRTRVLVVSDWMRRFIFGRDSSSI